In Rhododendron vialii isolate Sample 1 chromosome 9a, ASM3025357v1, the following are encoded in one genomic region:
- the LOC131299435 gene encoding uncharacterized protein LOC131299435 isoform X2 — protein MVKKRVPDWLNSPLWYSAPPPPAPEDDDDVRLYSTSSAPTISSPSTSKSATTTTNSATASAVTTERPKVEIRDPYGNNDSSDYDRSPTSAEDVSLLAQLELELSRKVVNMGELQRVASQGIPGAAGIRSTVWKLLLGYLPMDRGLWSSELVKKRSQYKHFKEELLMNPSEITRRLEKSSGFENEESKCVTRVFLSRSAITHGEHPLSLGKTSIWNLFFQDSEFIEQIDRDVKRTHPDMQFFSGESQFAKSNQALAEADTFFCFVELISGFRDLFCQQLDNSVAGIRSTISKLSKLLKEHDEELWRHLEVTTKVNPQFYAFRWITLLLTQEFDFADSLMIWDALLSDPEGPQETLLRICCAMLILVRRRLLAGDFTANLTLLQHYPSANIRHLLYVGNKLRKQLPL, from the exons ATGGTGAAGAAGCGAGTTCCCGATTGGCTCAACAGCCCTCTCTGGTACTCCGCCCCTCCTCCCCCGGCCCCCGAGGATGACGACGACGTTCGTCTCTACTCCACCTCCTCCGCCCCCACCATTTCTTCCCCTTCCACCTCTAAATCCGCCACGACCACCACGAATTCCGCCACCGCGTCCGCGGTAACAACGGAGCGTCCGAAAGTGGAAATTAGGGATCCGTATGGTAATAATGATAGTAGTGATTATGATAGGAGTCCTACTTCCGCTGAAGACGTTTCTCTCCTGGCTCAGCTCGAACTCGAG CTTTCAAGAAAGGTTGTCAATATGGGTGAACTGCAAAGAGTTGCATCACAGGGCATTCCAGGTGCTGCTGGTATACGTTCTACTGTGTGGAAG CTTTTATTGGGGTATTTGCCAATGGATCGAGGGCTTTGGTCATCAGAATTAGTTAAGAAGAGGTCTCAATATAAGCATTTCAAAGAAGAGCTTTTGATGAATCCT TCAGAAATCACAAGGAGGTTGGAGAAGTCCTCAGGTTTTGAAAATGAGGAATCAAAATGTGTTACCCGTGTTTTCCTCTCAAGATCAGCGATTACTCATGGAGAACACCCTTTAAGTCTTGGGAAGACCAGCATCTGGAATCTGTTCTTCCAG GACTCGGAATTCATAGAGCAGATTGATCGAGATGTAAAGCGTACTCATCCAGACATGCAGTTTTTCTCAGGGGAGTCGCAATTTGCAAAGTCCAATCAG GCCTTGGCAGAAGCGGAtacgtttttttgttttgttgagttaaTAAGTGGATTCAGGGATCTTTTCTGTCAGCAACTTGACAATAGTGTTGCTGGAATCCGCTCCACTATTTCAAAGCTGTCAAAGCTCTTAAAGGAACATGATGAGGAGCTCTGGCGTCATCTTGAGGTCACAACTAAA GTCAATCCTCAGTTTTATGCATTCAGATGGATTACTCTTCTCTTGACACAAGAATTCGATTTTGCTGATAGTCTTATGATTTGGGATGCACTCTTAAGTGACCCCGAAGGTCCTCAA GAAACTCTACTTCGGATATGTTGTGCCATGCTAATTCTCGTCCGGAGGCGTTTACTTGCTGGTGATTTCACTGCTAATCTCACGTTACTCCAACATTATCCCTCTGCAAATATCAGACACCTACTCTATGTTGGGAACAAGCTGCGTAAGCAGCTACctctgtag
- the LOC131299435 gene encoding uncharacterized protein LOC131299435 isoform X1 → MVKKRVPDWLNSPLWYSAPPPPAPEDDDDVRLYSTSSAPTISSPSTSKSATTTTNSATASAVTTERPKVEIRDPYGNNDSSDYDRSPTSAEDVSLLAQLELELSRKVVNMGELQRVASQGIPGAAGIRSTVWKLLLGYLPMDRGLWSSELVKKRSQYKHFKEELLMNPSEITRRLEKSSGFENEESKCVTRVFLSRSAITHGEHPLSLGKTSIWNLFFQDSEFIEQIDRDVKRTHPDMQFFSGESQFAKSNQEALRNILIVFAKLNPGIRYVQGMNEILASLFYVFRNDPNEENAALAEADTFFCFVELISGFRDLFCQQLDNSVAGIRSTISKLSKLLKEHDEELWRHLEVTTKVNPQFYAFRWITLLLTQEFDFADSLMIWDALLSDPEGPQETLLRICCAMLILVRRRLLAGDFTANLTLLQHYPSANIRHLLYVGNKLRKQLPL, encoded by the exons ATGGTGAAGAAGCGAGTTCCCGATTGGCTCAACAGCCCTCTCTGGTACTCCGCCCCTCCTCCCCCGGCCCCCGAGGATGACGACGACGTTCGTCTCTACTCCACCTCCTCCGCCCCCACCATTTCTTCCCCTTCCACCTCTAAATCCGCCACGACCACCACGAATTCCGCCACCGCGTCCGCGGTAACAACGGAGCGTCCGAAAGTGGAAATTAGGGATCCGTATGGTAATAATGATAGTAGTGATTATGATAGGAGTCCTACTTCCGCTGAAGACGTTTCTCTCCTGGCTCAGCTCGAACTCGAG CTTTCAAGAAAGGTTGTCAATATGGGTGAACTGCAAAGAGTTGCATCACAGGGCATTCCAGGTGCTGCTGGTATACGTTCTACTGTGTGGAAG CTTTTATTGGGGTATTTGCCAATGGATCGAGGGCTTTGGTCATCAGAATTAGTTAAGAAGAGGTCTCAATATAAGCATTTCAAAGAAGAGCTTTTGATGAATCCT TCAGAAATCACAAGGAGGTTGGAGAAGTCCTCAGGTTTTGAAAATGAGGAATCAAAATGTGTTACCCGTGTTTTCCTCTCAAGATCAGCGATTACTCATGGAGAACACCCTTTAAGTCTTGGGAAGACCAGCATCTGGAATCTGTTCTTCCAG GACTCGGAATTCATAGAGCAGATTGATCGAGATGTAAAGCGTACTCATCCAGACATGCAGTTTTTCTCAGGGGAGTCGCAATTTGCAAAGTCCAATCAG GAGGCTTTGAGGAACATATTAATTGTATTTGCAAAGTTGAATCCTGGTATAAGATATGTGCAAGGGATGAACGAAATTCTGGCATCTTTATTCTATGTGTTTAGAAATGACCCTAATGAGGAAAATGCG GCCTTGGCAGAAGCGGAtacgtttttttgttttgttgagttaaTAAGTGGATTCAGGGATCTTTTCTGTCAGCAACTTGACAATAGTGTTGCTGGAATCCGCTCCACTATTTCAAAGCTGTCAAAGCTCTTAAAGGAACATGATGAGGAGCTCTGGCGTCATCTTGAGGTCACAACTAAA GTCAATCCTCAGTTTTATGCATTCAGATGGATTACTCTTCTCTTGACACAAGAATTCGATTTTGCTGATAGTCTTATGATTTGGGATGCACTCTTAAGTGACCCCGAAGGTCCTCAA GAAACTCTACTTCGGATATGTTGTGCCATGCTAATTCTCGTCCGGAGGCGTTTACTTGCTGGTGATTTCACTGCTAATCTCACGTTACTCCAACATTATCCCTCTGCAAATATCAGACACCTACTCTATGTTGGGAACAAGCTGCGTAAGCAGCTACctctgtag
- the LOC131299434 gene encoding F-box/kelch-repeat protein At3g06240-like: MASRGQQQQHVNIPEEIVIEILRRLPIQSLLRFRCVSKLWRSIISHPKFTLSSSSSQSHLFIANRPNTPDFYSLNFQDTWPSDPRPLKPPFFYEVHKGKKPRGSWYSFYVLGSCNGLLLVLYCADLYLWNPAIRQCAKVLSIQRDSSQNVLPMCICGTPQSGLCFDSYSDEYKAVMVRRGGLVNVISFRKKKWDKTICNIVAMDEKDGKSLKSGPVVKEKLHWLITGYDPNNHFPTLNQIVYFDPLTNEFVELPMPQIPNNGQHVTIIIWLGLLEGCLCMARCVCEAGDCTLEVELDEVKPISIEVLVLKEHGMVESWTKAFIISNDSGILPRPHYRSLVPLCFTKDGEVLMSVNGSQLLAYNPDEMSNRDIHLLGNQHGGYVASYVESLASPSAYGHEDWIVQGPDVWYFFFCSYAENDNYEEEDSSYGYCSDEESFHSTKEDNSIKEEDTSYGYCSDKKSFHSTKEDNLIEEEDISCDYFTDEEPFHSTKGDSSIEEEDNSVFKGF; the protein is encoded by the coding sequence ATGGCATCACGggggcagcagcagcagcatgtTAATATTCCAGAAGAAATCGTGATTGAAATCCTCCGCCGTCTACCGATCCAATCCCTGCTGCGATTCAGGTGCGTTTCGAAGCTGTGGCGATCTATAATCTCCCATCCTAAATTcaccctttcttcttcttcgtcccAAAGCCACCTCTTTATTGCCAATAGGCCCAATACTCCAGACTTTTACTCTCTCAATTTCCAAGACACTTGGCCGAGCGATCCTCGTCCTCTCAAACCACCGTTTTTTTATGAAGTCCACAAGGGCAAGAAACCTAGGGGCTCCTGGTATTCTTTTTATGTCTTAGGTTCGTGCAATGGCTTGTTGCTTGTATTATATTGCGCAGATTTGTACTTGTGGAACCCTGCAATCAGGCAATGTGCCAAAGTGCTCTCGATTCAGAGAGATAGTAGTCAGAACGTGCTCCCGATGTGTATTTGTGGAACTCCACAATCTGGACTCTGTTTTGATTCCTACTCTGACGAATACAAGGCAGTAATGGTGCGTCGCGGTGGATTGGTCAACGTAATTagttttagaaagaaaaaatgggACAAAACTATTTGCAACATTGTTGCCATGGACGAGAAGGATGGCAAGAGCTTGAAGTCTGGACCCGTAGTAAAAGAAAAGTTGCACTGGCTGATCACCGGCTATGATCCTAATAACCACTTTCCAACCCTGAACCAGATCGTTTATTTCGATCCGCTTACAAATGAATTTGTGGAATTGCCAATGCCACAAATACCTAACAATGGGCAACACGTTACCATTATAATATGGTTGGGACTTTTAGAGGGATGTCTTTGTATGGCACGCTGTGTCTGTGAAGCGGGTGATTGTACTTTAGAAGTTGAACTTGATGAAGTTAAACCCATTTCTATCGAGGTGTTGGTGTTGAAAGAACATGGCATGGTAGAGTCATGGACCAAAGCTTTCATCATATCTAATGACTCCGGGATTTTACCGAGGCCACATTACAGAAGCTTGGTGCCATTGTGCTTTACAAAAGATGGTGAAGTTCTTATGTCAGTGAATGGCTCCCAATTGTTGGCGTACAACCCTGATGAAATGTCAAATAGGGATATTCATCTCCTAGGGAATCAACATGGCGGTTATGTAGCTTCATACGTGGAGAGTTTGGCTTCACCCTCTGCATATGGTCACGAAGATTGGATAGTGCAAGGACCAGATGTGTggtatttcttcttttgttccTATGCTGAGAACGACAACTATGAGGAAGAGGACAGTTCCTATGGTTATTGTAGTGATGAGGAGTCCTTCCATTCAACCAAAGAGGACAATTCAATCAAGGAAGAGGACACATCCTATGGTTATTGCAGTGATAAAAAGTCCTTTCATTCGACCAAAGAGGACAACTTGATCGAGGAAGAGGACATTTCCTGCGATTATTTTACTGATGAGGAGCCCTTTCATTCGACCAAAGGTGATAGCTCCATCGAGGAAGAGGACAATAGTGTTTTCAAAGGCTtctga